The DNA window CGTTGACAAACTTCTCCGCCTCGGCCTCGGACTCCCAGAAAAGCACACCCTTGCCGAAGTTCGCGTACCGCAACCGCGCGTCCGGCTCCTTCACCTGGTCGCTCAAGGTCTTCAGCACGGTGTACCCGCAGCCGCGGACGACGCACACCTCGCCCTTGCCGGGGTAGTTGCCGGTCCACGCGTTGGTGCCCGGCCCTGCCCACATGTCGACCTCGTCGGCGAGCAGCGCGCCGACGCGTTCCGAACCGGAGCCGGGCAGGTCGGCCGCGATCGAAGCCATCCCGTTCGCGCGAACGAGCGCCGGGTCGCTGTTGTTCGTCAGCTCGACGTAGGCGTTCAACCCGGCGGCCTTGTCCGTGTCGACGTCCTGCTGCCCCAGAACGGACTCGAACCACACCGCCGTCGGGAAGAACACGGGATCGTTCCACGCCTTGGCGCCAGGATACGAAGCGTAGTAGGCGGGTCCGCCCTCCCACGGCACGCGCGGCAGATCGAAACCAGGAGAGTCCGAAGTGGACACCGAAGGCACCGGCGAAACGGGTGCCGGGCGCGCGTTCGGATCGGCCTGGAAGAGCACGTCGACGAAATAGTTCGCATCGCGGTAGCTCTGGGTCGGAAACTTACTGCTCCGGCCGTAGGCGAACACGCCATTCGCTTGCGGCCCGGATTTCGGCGCGGTCAGGTTGCCGCTGAACTGCGAATACCCGCGGAAATATCCTTGATCGCCGGAATAACCGCCGCGCGGCGCGTGGTAGGAGGCCACGTACGAAGTGTTCGCGGCAATCGCGACCGGATGCGCGAAAAGGGCCTGCTGCCAGCCGGAAGCGGTCTCGCCGGTGAACGCCACGGCCGCCAGGCGCACCCCGTCCGCCGACCACAGGCTGCCGGTGTGCTCCCCGGTGTTCGACGGCCCCTTGTAGAACCGGACACCCGTGACATAGCCGGGAACGGCCGAGGTGAAGCGCACTCCGAGTTCGACGCTGCCGCGGTCAGGATCGCTCGGGACGCTCGGCGAAGCGTTCGGCCACAACGATTCGGTGATCGTGGCCGAGGTGGGGGTGGCCGCGGAAATCGCCAGTGTGGCGCCCGCGAGCGCCAGCACGGTCGGGACCGCGACGAGAAAACTTCGCGTTCGCACGCAATTTCCCCCTTGCCGCACAAGGTAATGACCCAAGCGTACGTCCAGAATCTCCTGAAAGATACCGCGTTAAGCCGTTCGGACGCCCGTTTTCCGTTCCGCGCGAACAATTCTGTTCAAGGCACCGCAGGCGCCGATGAGGACGAACACGAGCCCCGTCGCGACGCCGAAGCTGAACAGGTCGAAGGTCGCCGCGCCCGCCACGCCCACCGCCACGCCCGCGATCAGGCTCGCGCTCAGGCTCTTCGTCACCAGGTCCTGCGCGCTCGCCCGTACCTTCACCGCGGCGGCGATCGCCAGCACGAACACCGCGAGCATGCCGAGCAACCCGATCCAGCCGTTTTCGATGAGCGTCAACAGGTACTGGTTGTCCAGGAGCTGGTACTTGTCGGGCAGGTAGGTACCGAACCCGCGACCCGTCCACGGGTGCAAGGCGACCTGCTGCCACGCCTCGGTGTAGTCGTCGGTGCGAGAGGTGATGCTCGGGTCCTCGTCGATGTTCGCGAACAGCCCGTAGAGCGTGCCGATCAGGCCGGGCACCATCAAGGAAGCGACGCCGATGGCGCCGACGCCGCAGCCCAGCACCACGATCTTGCGGCGCCCCGGCAACGCCAGCACCAGCACCAGGCCGACGATCAGCAACCCGAGGATCGCCGTGCGGGAAACCGAAACCAGGGCACCGCCGCCGATCAGCGCCGTGCAGAACCACCACCGGGCCGCCGAAACCCCGCTGCCCTTCGCGCTGAACGCGTAGTGGCCCGCGAGCGGGGTCACCGCGGCGCAGATCAGGCCGTATTCGATGGGGTGGTTCGTGGTGCCCGCCGGGCGGCGGAACGCGGCGCGCTCCTGGATCGCGTCGTACGCGTTCTGCGCGCGCAGGCCCGGCACGTTCAGGTACTGCGTGAGGTCGAACCCGAACGCGAACTGCAGGATCCCGACGGCGGCCATCGCGGCGACCGCGCCCACCACGACCTTGAGCAGCCGGTCGAGCCGGTCGCGCGTGACCACGGCGTCGCACACGAACAACGCGACCGCGATCGTGCCGAGGATCCGGATCATGCCGCTGTCGGTCAGGTTCTCCTCGTCCGGCGGCAGGTACCGCCTGGTCGCGATGCCGTAGGTGACGAAATGCGTGGCGAGCATCAGGAACAGCCCGGTGCGGACCATCGAGCGGCCCTTGGCCATCCGCAGCGTGCTCACCAGGTGCGCGCAGCCCCACACCACGCCGAGGCCGAACGCGAGCACCGTGATCGGCGCCATCGTCATCGGGATGCGCGAGATGACGAACTTCGCCGGGATCAACATCAGCACCAGCACGTACAGGCAGACGAGGGTGGCGCCGTCCGCGGACACCCTCGCGCGGACCGGGGTGCTCATTCCCGCGCTTCGGCGGAAACCTCGGCGGGCTGCCGGTTGTTGACCGGGCGCATCGCGGGCCGAGTCAGCTCCGGATCCCGCGGCGCGGCCGCTCCGGGGGATTTCGGCCGCCGCCTGCGCACCGCGTTCGCGATGCTGTCGTAAGCGAAGGTGACAGCCAGCGCCAAGATCACCGTGAGCACGAAAGCGGCACCGGCGAACCGGAGCTTGCCGCCGATCTGCGCCTCCGGGACGGTCGGCTTCACCAGCACCTGCACCTGGATGAACGTGCCCTCCGGCGCCTTCAGCTCGCGCTGGCGGGTGTCGAGTTCCTGCCGCGCGCGGTCGAGCGCACCGCCCACGAGCTGGCGGCTGCGCGCGTCCGAATCGCTTTGCGCGGTGACGAACACGAACGGCCCGTTCGTGGTGCCGTTGCTCGCGGTGTAGGTGTCGCTCGACCCCGTCGCGATGCCGAGGGCCTCCTTGGTCGCCGGGTCGTTGAGCACCTGCGCGGCGATCTGCGCGGAGGTGACCAGGCTGCCGTCGAAGGCGAGCAGCGGGTTGATCTGCACGGCCTGGTCCGGGCTGGACCGCTCGGCGACCTTCCCGCCGGCGGACGGCGCGGTGAGCACCACGACCCCGGTCGAGCTGTACCGGGTGGGGATGCTGACGTAGGTGAGCGCGGTCAGCGCGAGCGCGACCACGATCGCGGGAAGCACCACGTACCAGCGCTT is part of the Amycolatopsis sp. CA-230715 genome and encodes:
- a CDS encoding O-antigen ligase family protein — translated: MSTPVRARVSADGATLVCLYVLVLMLIPAKFVISRIPMTMAPITVLAFGLGVVWGCAHLVSTLRMAKGRSMVRTGLFLMLATHFVTYGIATRRYLPPDEENLTDSGMIRILGTIAVALFVCDAVVTRDRLDRLLKVVVGAVAAMAAVGILQFAFGFDLTQYLNVPGLRAQNAYDAIQERAAFRRPAGTTNHPIEYGLICAAVTPLAGHYAFSAKGSGVSAARWWFCTALIGGGALVSVSRTAILGLLIVGLVLVLALPGRRKIVVLGCGVGAIGVASLMVPGLIGTLYGLFANIDEDPSITSRTDDYTEAWQQVALHPWTGRGFGTYLPDKYQLLDNQYLLTLIENGWIGLLGMLAVFVLAIAAAVKVRASAQDLVTKSLSASLIAGVAVGVAGAATFDLFSFGVATGLVFVLIGACGALNRIVRAERKTGVRTA
- a CDS encoding DUF4082 domain-containing protein, with the protein product MGHYLVRQGGNCVRTRSFLVAVPTVLALAGATLAISAATPTSATITESLWPNASPSVPSDPDRGSVELGVRFTSAVPGYVTGVRFYKGPSNTGEHTGSLWSADGVRLAAVAFTGETASGWQQALFAHPVAIAANTSYVASYHAPRGGYSGDQGYFRGYSQFSGNLTAPKSGPQANGVFAYGRSSKFPTQSYRDANYFVDVLFQADPNARPAPVSPVPSVSTSDSPGFDLPRVPWEGGPAYYASYPGAKAWNDPVFFPTAVWFESVLGQQDVDTDKAAGLNAYVELTNNSDPALVRANGMASIAADLPGSGSERVGALLADEVDMWAGPGTNAWTGNYPGKGEVCVVRGCGYTVLKTLSDQVKEPDARLRYANFGKGVLFWESEAEAEKFVNGYTTATSNDVYWYTDPNVCTSPSEGPVLGVVNPNCRLAANYGLTMDRMRALDAKDGKLQPIFGFVETGHPFTDAGSPTITGPQLEGAVMNSLIHEARGIIYFNHSFGGPCVSQHVLRDPCGAAVRPSVTKMNDRIRQLAPILNTQSFQYSFAHGMDTMLKSYDGSYYVFAMLGRGTSPGKQVLNLPAGMAGSRASVLFEDREVPVVDGTLSDDFPAEYSYHVYRISP